The following are encoded in a window of Bos indicus isolate NIAB-ARS_2022 breed Sahiwal x Tharparkar chromosome 21, NIAB-ARS_B.indTharparkar_mat_pri_1.0, whole genome shotgun sequence genomic DNA:
- the ZSCAN2 gene encoding zinc finger and SCAN domain-containing protein 2 isoform X2: MFSDVPEGEGIPQSDWESDVERDCNPQGPLRNTPRKDRGVVPAPGREAGQLIGLQGTYLGEKPYECPQCGKTFSRKSHLITHERTHTGEKYYKCDECGKSFSDGSNFSRHQTTHTGEKPYKCRDCGKSFSRSANLITHQRIHTGEKPFRCAECGKSFSRSPNLIAHQRTHTGEKPYSCPECGKSFGNRSSLNTHQGIHTGEKPYECKECGESFSYNSNLIRHQRIHTGEKPYKCPDCGQRFSQSSALITHRRTHTGEKPYQCGECGKSFSRSSNLATHRRTHLVEKPYKCGECGKSFSQSSSLIAHQGTHTGEKPYECRTCGESFSWSSNLLKHQRIHTGEKPYKCGECGKGFSQRSQLVVHQRTHTGEKPYKCLMCGKSFSRGSILVMHQRAHLGDKPYRCPECGKGFSWNSVLIIHQRIHTGEKPYKCPECGKGFSNSSNFITHQRTHLKEKLY, encoded by the coding sequence ATGTTCTCAGACGTGCCTGAAGGGGAAGGCATCCCGCAGTCCGACTGGGAAAGTGACGTGGAGAGAGACTGCAACCCCCAAGGGCCCCTGAGAAACACCCCCAGGAAGGACCGCGGGGTGGTGCCCGCCCCGGGAAGGGAAGCTGGCCAGCTCATCGGCCTCCAGGGCACCTACCTGGGCGAGAAGCCCTACGAGTGTCCCCAGTGCGGGAAAACCTTCAGTCGAAAGTCCCACCTCATCACCCACGAGCGGACCCACACGGGCGAGAAATACTACAAATGCGACGAGTGCGGCAAGAGCTTCAGCGATGGCTCCAACTTCAGCAGGCACCAGACCACGCACACCGGGGAGAAGCCCTACAAGTGCCGGGACTGCGGCAAAAGCTTCAGCCGGAGCGCCAACCTCATCACCCACCAGCGGATCCATACGGGCGAGAAGCCCTTCCGGTGCGCTGAGTGCGGCAAGAGCTTCAGCCGGAGCCCCAACCTCATCGCACACCAGCGGACgcacacgggcgagaagccctACTCGTGCCCGGAGTGCGGCAAGAGCTTCGGCAACCGGTCCAGCCTGAACACGCACCAGGGAATCCACACAGGCGAGAAGCCCTACGAGTGCAAGGAGTGTGGCGAGAGCTTCAGCTACAACTCCAACCTCATCAGGCACCAGAGGATCcacacgggcgagaagccctACAAGTGTCCCGACTGCGGCCAGAGGTTCAGCCAGAGCTCGGCCCTCATCACCCACCGGAGGACGCACACTGGCGAGAAGCCCTACCAGTGCGGCGAGTGCGGCAAGAGCTTCAGCCGCAGCTCCAACCTGGCCACGCACCGCCGGACCCACCTGGTGGAGAAGCCCTACAAGTGTGGGGAGTGCGGCAAAAGCTTCAGCCAGAGCTCCAGCCTCATCGCCCACCAGGGCACTcacacgggcgagaagccctACGAGTGCCGGACGTGCGGGGAGAGCTTCAGCTGGAGCTCCAACCTCCTGAAGCACCAGCGGATCCACACAGGCGAGAAGCCCTACAAGTGCGGGGAGTGCGGGAAGGGCTTCAGCCAGCGCTCCCAGCTGGTGGTGCACCAGCGGACgcacacgggcgagaagccctACAAGTGCCTCATGTGCGGCAAGAGCTTCAGCCGGGGCTCCATCCTGGTCATGCACCAGAGAGCCCACCTGGGGGACAAGCCCTACCGCTGTCCCGAGTGCGGCAAGGGCTTCAGCTGGAATTCGGTGCTTATCATCCACCAGCGGATCCACACGGGTGAGAAGCCCTACAAGTGCCCCGAGTGCGGCAAGGGCTTCAGCAACAGTTCCAATTTCATCACCCATCAGCGAACTCACCTGAAGGAGAAGCTGTACTGa